GATTGCTGTCAGGCGGCAGAGGGGCAGGAGCAACCTCGCTCCTGTCACGCCGCGGTGGGCCAACGGGGGAAGGCACGAGATTTATCTCGTCTGAGTCAGTAAAAACTACTTTGTAGCTATGTGGGCCTTGTGCCAATCTCCTTTGAAGGACGTGCATGCACATCATCGCCAGGTATCGGTGGGACGCCGGACACGGCTATCGGCAATGATATTACGCCGCCAGCAGCGCTGGCTCGGGCTGCTCAAGCAGCGCCAACCCGAAGCGTTCGGCGATAAAATCGCCCAGAGCCTCGGTATCCGGAAAGCTGACCACCATCTCTTCATCGCCTTCACGATAAGCGACCCGCCAGCGCCGCCCCAGACGCTCGTCCTGCCATACACGCAGATCTGCGGTCAGGGTTACCACACAATCGTGCATGTTTCTAGCTCCTTCTCTCCCGCTTACAGTTGCTCCCTCCCTGATCATTTATCATGACGTTGCAACCAGAAAGTTGGTTCTCTATCGTTGATGAGAAGCAGATGAGAGTAAGATTAGGGAATAACGCTCCCCACGCCTCCGCTGGAGAGCGCCTGTGGCGGCGCAACCCTGCGGATCGCGGCGGGGAGGCCTGGTTTCCCGGCGCCCGTGCCCGATGGGGGGTATCTTGGCATCACGTGGCAGCGATCAACCACCCAGGACTATGAATTACCGGCGCGGAGGTTTCTGGACGACCCTGGCAGCGCGCCTCAGCGCGCTCAATGCTCCAGGCGAGCTGTATGGCGACCTGAAGCGGCGTCTGGACGCACAGGCGGCGCCGGCCGCGACGGGCGTCTGGACGGGGCTGCAATCGCGCACCGACCGGCGCTACTACCGCCCTCGTCCGGTTGCGGGCGTAACCGAGGAAACCCTGGTCGAGAACGGCGAGACCGTTGTCGCCCTGCGCAGCCCTGCGGGCGAGTATGTGCGTCTGACCAGCGCCGAGCACGTTCTCTGGTTGGCAATGGATGGCGAGCATACCCTGGAGCAACTGGCGTTGCTGGGCTTCAAGCGCTTCGGGCGCCTGCTGCCGGTGCTGGATCTGGTTGAGAGCCTGCGCCGCGGCGGCTTTCTCGACGATCCGCCAGCGGACCTCTACCGTGGGCTGCAGCAGCGTCTCGAACAGCGCAGTCTCGAGGGCTGGGGCCGTCGCATCGCCGGCGCCCTGCAAGCGCACCCGATCCCCATCGAGGGGATTGATGCGCTGGCGGGCGCGCTCTACCGCCGCGGCGGCCGGCTGTTCTTCACCCGCCCATTTGTCGTCCTGCTGGCGCTCCTGGTCCTGGCCGGGTGCAGCGCCTTTGCCGTAGTGGCCGGCACGGGACGCTACGCGGTGATTGACGCCGCCAATGCGGGGTGGAGCCTGCTGGCCCTCTGGGGGGCGCTGCTGGTATCCTTTGTGCTGCACGAACTGGCCCATGCGCTGGCAGTAAAGCATTTCGGGCGGCGCATTCCGCGCGGCGGCGTGATGATCTACTATGGCATGCCCGCAGCCTTTGTGGACACGAGCGACATGTGGCTGGCCGGGCGCCGCGCGCGCATCATCGTCTCGCTGGCGGGGCCGCTCTGCGACCTGCTGGTAGGCTCGACGGCGGCCCTGGCAGCGGCGTTGCTGCCCGCAGGCGCTCCGGGCGCGGCGGCCTACACCCTGGCGGTGGCGGCCTACCTGGCGGCGTTGTGCAACCTCAACCCGCTGCTGGAGCTGGACGGCTACCACATCCTCAGCGACTGGCTGGGGATGCCCAACCTGCGCCGCGAGGCCCTGAGGTTCATCAGCGGCCCCCTGTGGCGGAAACTGCGCGCTGGCGCGCCCCTGGCCCCGACGGAGCGGGTCTACGCCCTCTACGGTCTGTTCGCGGCGGCCTATACCACCCTGGCGGTGGCGCTGGCCCTGGTGTTCTGGCAGGCGCATCTGGCGCGCATCCTTGGAGCGCTGTGGGCCGGCGGGCCGCTCAATCGCCTGGTGGCGGTTGTCATCGTGGCGGTGGTGATGGTTCCCCTGGGCCTGGGCCTGCTGCTGGCGGCGTGGTGGCTCATCCATGTTGCTGCCGCCTGGCTGGCGCGGCGTGGCTACGGGCGCAGCCCGGCCTTCGTCGCCGCCGTGCTAACCATCTTTGTTCTGGCCCTTACCGCGTTGCCCCTGCGCTTCGGGCGCAGCGCCGAGACGGCTCTGATCGCCCCGCTGCTCTGGTGCGCGGCCCTGGCGGCCCAGATCACCCTGCGCAACGACTACCGCCGCGCCACCCTGGCCCGCGCCCTCGACGCATTTCTGCTGGTTACGGCCCTCGAAATCCTCGCGCTGAGCGGCGGCTTCCTCTATCCAGAACGGGCCTTGCTCTGGTCGTTCCTCCAGAACGCCGGCTTCGCTCTGCTCTTCTTCGCCGGCTTCATCGCTCTGCTCGATGTGGACCTGCGCCTGGCCTCGCCCCTGGAACTGGCCAGCAGCGCCCTGCTCCTGGTCGTGGCCTTTCTCAGCGGCGGCTTCACCATCGAGCTGGCGCGGGTGGCCCGGCCTGCTGCTCCCTTCGCGCTGCAGGTGCTCGTCGCGGCGCCGGTGTACTGTGGCGCGGCCGCACTGGCGTTGCTGTTGCCGCTCATCGCCAGTATGCGCGCCTCGTGGCTGGTGTGGAGCTGGTTGCTGCTCTGGCCGGGCATTGCCGTCCAGACGGCGGCCTATGCGCTGGAGCTTGACCCGCGGCTGCGCGCCGCTCCGGCAGGACAAAGCGCCGCCATTCTGGCCGCGGGACTGTGGACGGCGGCCTGGTGCTCGCACGTGGTCGCTCTGCGGCAGATCGGCCCGCAGGAGCGGCTGTGGCCCGCAGCTCCCGCGGGCAGCGAGGCCGAACGGCTACAACGCGCCTTTCAATACACGTATGCCGGGCTGTACCTGATGTTCCACGCCTACCATGGCGGGCGACGCGCCCGCGCCCTCGATGACCGCCTGGACATCGTGGCGGCAACCGCCAACTGGGACGTCACCCTTGACCGTGACGAGGCCCGCATCGGGGCGACCCTCGCCGCGGCGCCTCTCGATGTGCAGGGCGCGCGCTATGCCGAGGTCCTGCGCTACACGGTAGCGGCCATCGAACAGCTTGCCGGCCTCACCTTCGCCCGTCGCAGCATCCAGGCCGCCTACGACGCCCTGCCGTGGCCCGAACGCGAGGTGGCCGACCGGCGCTGCTTTCCGCACACGCCCTGGGCGCGGCAGCTTTCGCGGGCCTTTGGCGATGCCCGGGCCGCGCGCCTGCGCCTGTTGCGTGACGTCGAACGCTTCGCCGCCTGCGATGACGCCGAACTGCACGCCCTCGCCGACGCTCTGCAACGGCGCCACGTCCGCGCCGGTACGCGCCTCATGGTCAACGGGCAGCCGGTAGCGGGCCAGTGGATCATCGAAGCGGGCGAAGTGGTGGTGCGCGAGCAGGGCCGCGTAGTGGCCGAACTGCACCGCGGCGCAATCTTTGGCGCTGAAGATGACGAGGCGCGCGCCTCCTCTCGCGAGTACCGCGCCAGCGTTGACAGCGTAGTGCTCTTCGTGAGCAACGCCGATCTGCGGCGAATCGCACCGCGCACCAATCCTGACCAGGGTCCTGCGATGATCGTGCGCGCCCTGGAACGCACGCCCTTTTTCCAGGCCCTGCCCCGGGCTGTCCTGCGCCAGCTCGCTGCCCAGGCTCGAGCGCTGCGTGTCCCGGCGCGCACGTTAATCGTCCGTCAGGGGCAGACTCAGCAGCATCTGTTCGTCATCGTTAGCGGGCAGGTCGCCATGGTGCGCCGCGACGACGGTGCCGCGCCGCGGCTCATTGCGCGCCTGGGGCCGACCGAGCTATTCGGTGATGTTGAACTCATGCGTGGTGGCCCGGCCACTGCCAGCGTGGTCGCCGCCAGCCCGGTAGACCTGGTTGCGGTTCCTCACACGGCGCTCGCCGCGCTGCTCAGGTGATGGTTCTCACTCTCCCGCGCCGAGCGCAGCGAGGCGGGGGAGGGTGAGGACCGACGTCCCTCACCCGGTACACAAGTTTTGGGGAAGCCAGGCGTCCCGGACGGAAACCTGATCCTCCGGCTTGCGTGCCGGCGCAGCCGCGTGGAACCCTACAGAGTTATAACTGTACAAACAACTGAAACGCCCCGTCACGGGCGCCGCGGGCGCTCACCCGGTAGCGAATGCGCCCCGCCGCATCAGTGCGCACCGTCCCCGAGCGCGTGACCTGGGCGCCGGGGCGCGAGGCCGTCGCAAAGGCCACCGCGCCGTCGGGCTGCAACAGGCTCACCTCCAGATCGCCAGAGCGCACCTCGACCATCACGATCACCTGCGCTGCAACCCCCGGACGATCCAGGGCTACCGCGCGTTCTTCGCTGCCCTCTGCGCCAACGAAGCTGGTGCTCACATTGCCGCCATCTGGCCCCAGATCGATCGTCGTCGTCTCGCCGCTGATCTGCAAACACCCGGCGAGCAGCAGAGTGGTGACCAGTATCAGCAGCCATTTGAGCAAATTTCCGCCCGGCAGCTTGCCGTTAGCCATAAGACTCGGGCCGGTAATCGGGCGTGTAGGTCTCTTCCTCAGGCACCGCCTCCACGCGCAGCGGTCGCCGTCCGACGATGCGCAGGCTGGTGCCGCACTCTGGATTCGCGCACACCACCAGCATGCCTTCGGTCACATAGTCCATGATAGCAAGTTTCTGCTTGCAGGTAGGGCATTTCACGATCTCGACGGCCATAGGCTTATGTTGCTATACGCTGCGGCTTCGCCAGGCACCCGCAGGATAGAAAACGGGTTTCTCGGAACGACGCAGCCCTCCCGAACCCTCTCGTCCGAAGGGCGTAGCTTGCGAGCGCTCAGCGATGGTTCTCAGCAAACAGCGCGTCAACAAAGGCCTGCGCATCGAACAGCGCCAGGTCGTCGAGCTTCTCGCCAGTGCCCAGGTAGCGAATGGGCCGCTGAATGTCCTGGGCGATGGCGAAGGCGATGCCCCCCTTGGCGGTTCCGTCCATCTTGGTAACGGCTACGTCGGTCACCCCCGCCGACTTGAGAAAGGCCTTGGCCTGCAGCACCCCATTCTGCCCGGTGGTGGCGTCAATCACCAGAATGACCTCATGGGGCGCGTCGGGCAGCTTGCGGGCGATAATGTTACGGATCTTCTCCAGTTCCTGCATCAGATTGTACTTGGCATGGAGTCTGCCGGCAGTGTCAATGATCAACACGTCTATGTCCTGCTCCAGGGCGGCATCAATCGCCTTGTAGACCACCGCTGCTGCGTCGGCGCCCTGACCGAGGCTGACGCAGGGCACGCCGGCACGCTCGGCCCACGTCTCAAGCTGCTCGGTGGCGGCGGCGCGGAAGGTGTCGCCCGCCGCCAACAAAACGCGCTTGCCGAAGCGGTTCTTGTACCGATGGGCCAGTTTGGCGATCAGGGTGGTTTTACCCGCGCCATTCACTCCTACCACCAGCACCACATACGGTCTGGGCGTGATGGCGGGCGGCGGTTTCACCTGCTCCTGAAACACGCGCACCATCTCCGCCTTGAGCATATCGCGCGCCTCGCGGGCGCGCTTCGTGCCGTAGCGGTTTACCCGGTCAATCGTCCGGTTCACCAGGTATTGCGTCGTCTCCAGACCCACGTCGCCCTGGATCAGCGCCTCTTCCAGTTCGTCCCAGAGTTCATCGGTGATGGGGTCATCGCTCTGAAACAACTGCGCGATGCGCCCAAACACGCCCTGGCGCGACTTCTCCAGACTCTGAGCAACCTGCTCTTCCTCGCGCTGGGCCTCTTCTTCGGTGCGGGGGGCATCCTGGCGACGCCCGAAGAGTCGTTTGAACATGCGTTATGTGCATCCTTTCGCAGGCTGGTAGGCAATCAATCTTTATCCCGTGACAATGATTAAGGTAACGCAGGCCGGGGAAGCCCGGGTTCCCCCCATACCCCTGCCCGCTGAAGGGTTCGGGAGGGCTTCGCTCTTCCAGGGAAACCCGGTTTATTCCGGGCGCCTCCTGGAAGAGAGGATCGGGGAAAGCGAA
The nucleotide sequence above comes from Chloroflexaceae bacterium. Encoded proteins:
- a CDS encoding cyclic nucleotide-binding domain-containing protein, whose protein sequence is MNYRRGGFWTTLAARLSALNAPGELYGDLKRRLDAQAAPAATGVWTGLQSRTDRRYYRPRPVAGVTEETLVENGETVVALRSPAGEYVRLTSAEHVLWLAMDGEHTLEQLALLGFKRFGRLLPVLDLVESLRRGGFLDDPPADLYRGLQQRLEQRSLEGWGRRIAGALQAHPIPIEGIDALAGALYRRGGRLFFTRPFVVLLALLVLAGCSAFAVVAGTGRYAVIDAANAGWSLLALWGALLVSFVLHELAHALAVKHFGRRIPRGGVMIYYGMPAAFVDTSDMWLAGRRARIIVSLAGPLCDLLVGSTAALAAALLPAGAPGAAAYTLAVAAYLAALCNLNPLLELDGYHILSDWLGMPNLRREALRFISGPLWRKLRAGAPLAPTERVYALYGLFAAAYTTLAVALALVFWQAHLARILGALWAGGPLNRLVAVVIVAVVMVPLGLGLLLAAWWLIHVAAAWLARRGYGRSPAFVAAVLTIFVLALTALPLRFGRSAETALIAPLLWCAALAAQITLRNDYRRATLARALDAFLLVTALEILALSGGFLYPERALLWSFLQNAGFALLFFAGFIALLDVDLRLASPLELASSALLLVVAFLSGGFTIELARVARPAAPFALQVLVAAPVYCGAAALALLLPLIASMRASWLVWSWLLLWPGIAVQTAAYALELDPRLRAAPAGQSAAILAAGLWTAAWCSHVVALRQIGPQERLWPAAPAGSEAERLQRAFQYTYAGLYLMFHAYHGGRRARALDDRLDIVAATANWDVTLDRDEARIGATLAAAPLDVQGARYAEVLRYTVAAIEQLAGLTFARRSIQAAYDALPWPEREVADRRCFPHTPWARQLSRAFGDARAARLRLLRDVERFAACDDAELHALADALQRRHVRAGTRLMVNGQPVAGQWIIEAGEVVVREQGRVVAELHRGAIFGAEDDEARASSREYRASVDSVVLFVSNADLRRIAPRTNPDQGPAMIVRALERTPFFQALPRAVLRQLAAQARALRVPARTLIVRQGQTQQHLFVIVSGQVAMVRRDDGAAPRLIARLGPTELFGDVELMRGGPATASVVAASPVDLVAVPHTALAALLR
- the ftsY gene encoding signal recognition particle-docking protein FtsY; the protein is MFKRLFGRRQDAPRTEEEAQREEEQVAQSLEKSRQGVFGRIAQLFQSDDPITDELWDELEEALIQGDVGLETTQYLVNRTIDRVNRYGTKRAREARDMLKAEMVRVFQEQVKPPPAITPRPYVVLVVGVNGAGKTTLIAKLAHRYKNRFGKRVLLAAGDTFRAAATEQLETWAERAGVPCVSLGQGADAAAVVYKAIDAALEQDIDVLIIDTAGRLHAKYNLMQELEKIRNIIARKLPDAPHEVILVIDATTGQNGVLQAKAFLKSAGVTDVAVTKMDGTAKGGIAFAIAQDIQRPIRYLGTGEKLDDLALFDAQAFVDALFAENHR